Proteins co-encoded in one Hypanus sabinus isolate sHypSab1 chromosome 6, sHypSab1.hap1, whole genome shotgun sequence genomic window:
- the LOC132395209 gene encoding armadillo repeat-containing protein 10-like, with the protein MGASFSEVGRKRLIGILTGAGAAYLLYRAICSGFATPEEDGEDLLIDRRGNSLLDSIGVLGDHSICSSSVKMNFQDLKTVLTILHESKDPIVRGTILTGICRIPGFFSNQELFRSEGGIDIIAESLDDPLSYIKTSAVIALNSLSNDPVNRELLAKYIPQVVMLTISTFQEFEQLPCLRFLTKLSQNHQTHDALRHVIPDFFHLLQSGSSTIKFQVLQILINLSTNLELTFDMLNVQVPESFLFLFNYFQRQDILNDLLLLIGNLNEIQRSLPYRSGKHEYCDNSIFVLLFGPSSQLSSRLIYLTAFPDDRIKMQAARIVTNLG; encoded by the coding sequence ATGGGGGCATCCTTCAGTGAAGTAGGTAGGAAGAGGCTGATAGGGATTTTAACTGGTGCAGGGGCTGCATACTTACTCTACAGAGCCATTTGCTCAGGGTTTGCCACCCCGGAGGAGGACGGTGAAGACTTGCTGATTGATAGACGTGGCAATAGTCTCCTGGACAGTATCGGAGTTCTGGGCGATCACTCcatctgctcaagctctgtcaagaTGAACTTCCAGGATCTGAAGACTGTTCTGACGATTCTCCATGAAAGTAAGGATCCTATTGTTCGAGGTACCATCCTCACCGGTATTTGTCGCATTCCCGGCTTTTTTAGCAACCAGGAGCTCTTCCGCTCCGAGGGCGGCATTGACATCATCGCGGAATCGCTGGACGATCCGCTCAGCTACATCAAGACCAGCGCCGTGATCGCTCTGAACTCGCTCAGCAACGATCCGGTGAACCGTGAGCTGCTGGCGAAGTACATCCCACAGGTGGTGATGCTGACCATTTCAACGTTCCAAGAGTTCGAGCAGCTCCCCTGCCTGCGGTTCCTCACCAAGCTGTCTCAGAACCATCAGACCCATGACGCGCTGAGGCACGTCATCCCTGACTTCTTCCATCTGCTGCAGAGTGGCTCCTCCACTATCAAGTTCCAAGTGCTCCAAATCCTTATCAACCTCTCCACCAACTTGGAACTGACCTTTGACATGCTCAATGTCCAAGTTCCAGAATCCTTCCTTTTCCTCTTTAACTACTTCCAACGGCAGGACATTCTGAACGACCTCCTCTTGCTAATAGGCAACTTGAACGAGATCCAGAGGAGTCTCCCCTACAGATCAGGAAAGCATGAATATTGTGACAACTCCATCTTTGTGCTACTGTTTGGTCCCAGCTCACAGCTCTCTAGCAGGCTTATCTACTTAACGGCTTTTCCTGATGACAGGATCAAGATGCAGGCTGCTAGGATAGTCACAAACTTAGGCTGA